Below is a genomic region from Streptomyces sp. NBC_00461.
GCCGTCCAGGAACTCCTTCTGGACGCCCGCGAAGTCGAGACCGGTCATCGGGCCGGCGGCGAGGCCGGCGGCGCGGACGCCGATGATGAAGTACGCGGCCTGCAGCGCGGCGTTCAGCCCGGCGGCACCCTCGCGGGCCGGGCGCTCGGAGAAGAAGACGTCCTTGGCGGCCGGGAAGTGCGGGAAGAGCGTGGGCAGTTCCTCGTGGAACTCGTTGTCGGCGGAGAGGATCGCGACCAGCGGGGCGGTGGCCGTCTTCGGCTGGTTGCCCTCGGCCATGTGCTTCACCAGGCGCTCACGGGCCTCCGCGGAGCGGACCAGGGTGATGCGCAGCGGCGACTGGTTGAAGGCGGTCGGGCCGTACTTGACCAGGTCGTAGATCGCCTGGACCTGCTCGTCGGTCACCGGCTCGTCGGTGAAGGTGTTGGCGGTACGGGCCTCGCGGAACAGCAGGTCCTGGGCGGCGGGGTCAAGAACGAGAGACATGCGTGAACTTCCTCGGGGTGGCATCCGGGCTACAACCGGACCGCGGTCCGGATAGGCTTACGAGACGAAGGTACGCGAAGAACGAAGAAAGTTAAAGCTTCAACGAAACGCAGGGTGTGGTGATCCGCCTCACAACAGATCACCGTCGGTACGGCTACTCGCCGGACTCTTCCGTCGCCGCTTCCTCCTCGGCCAGCGCCGCGTCCAGCCGTGCCCGCGCCCCGTCCAGCCAGCGCCGGCACACCTTGGCCAGCTCCTCGCCCCGCTCCCAGAGCGCGAGGGACTCCTCAAGCGTCGTGCCGCCCGCCTCCAGCCGCCGTACGACCTCGATCAGCTCGTCCCGGGCCTGCTCGTAGCCGAGCGTCTCTTGCG
It encodes:
- a CDS encoding exodeoxyribonuclease VII small subunit → MTSKVAQETLGYEQARDELIEVVRRLEAGGTTLEESLALWERGEELAKVCRRWLDGARARLDAALAEEEAATEESGE
- a CDS encoding malonic semialdehyde reductase, with product MSLVLDPAAQDLLFREARTANTFTDEPVTDEQVQAIYDLVKYGPTAFNQSPLRITLVRSAEARERLVKHMAEGNQPKTATAPLVAILSADNEFHEELPTLFPHFPAAKDVFFSERPAREGAAGLNAALQAAYFIIGVRAAGLAAGPMTGLDFAGVQKEFLDGDHTPLMVVNIGNPGEDAWFPRSPRLAYDEVVTTV